Proteins encoded in a region of the Flavobacteriaceae bacterium HL-DH10 genome:
- a CDS encoding phytase — translation MRKLKINIVFGITVLLLGCMAKLPEIVATIVTEQTPHDTDDPAIWINPKDASKSIVFGTDKDTDGGIYAFDLKGKIIKNKSITNVKRPNNIDLEYGFKLNDSTKVDVIAFTERERHQIRLFSVPEMNPLDHGGFKVFTDVTEPEFNLPMGIALYKSSKTERLYAIVGRKAGPMEGYLYQYEIVSDSLGVHANFVRSFGAFSGKKEIEAIAVDNETGIVYYSDEKHCIRKYYAEPSMGDKEIYCFGGEYFKQDIEGIAIAKYEDKGFLIVSNQQSNTFNIFDLKTNVFIKEINLGTTETDGCDVTTESLGSAFPNGLFVSMNNDRNFYFHDLATLKLIE, via the coding sequence ATGCGTAAATTAAAAATAAATATTGTTTTTGGTATTACTGTTTTGCTTTTGGGTTGTATGGCCAAATTACCAGAAATAGTAGCCACTATCGTAACAGAGCAAACACCTCATGATACCGATGATCCTGCAATTTGGATAAACCCAAAAGATGCTTCAAAAAGTATAGTTTTTGGAACTGATAAAGATACAGATGGAGGCATTTATGCCTTTGATTTGAAAGGAAAAATTATTAAAAATAAAAGCATTACAAATGTAAAAAGACCTAATAATATCGATTTAGAATATGGTTTCAAGTTGAATGATTCTACTAAAGTAGATGTCATTGCATTTACCGAAAGAGAACGTCATCAAATACGTTTGTTTTCAGTTCCAGAGATGAACCCATTAGATCATGGCGGTTTTAAAGTGTTTACTGATGTTACTGAGCCAGAGTTTAACCTACCTATGGGTATCGCGCTTTACAAATCGTCAAAAACAGAAAGGCTTTATGCTATTGTGGGAAGAAAAGCAGGCCCAATGGAAGGTTATTTATACCAATATGAAATAGTTTCAGATAGTTTAGGTGTACATGCTAATTTTGTTAGAAGTTTTGGAGCATTTAGTGGTAAAAAGGAAATTGAAGCTATTGCTGTAGATAATGAAACAGGTATTGTGTATTATTCTGATGAGAAGCATTGCATTCGTAAATATTATGCAGAACCATCAATGGGTGATAAGGAGATTTATTGTTTTGGAGGCGAGTATTTTAAACAAGATATAGAAGGTATTGCTATTGCTAAATATGAAGACAAAGGGTTTTTAATTGTATCTAATCAGCAATCAAATACGTTTAATATTTTCGATTTAAAAACGAATGTTTTTATTAAAGAGATTAATTTAGGAACCACAGAAACCGATGGTTGCGATGTTACTACAGAATCTCTTGGAAGTGCATTTCCTAATGGTTTATTTGTGTCTATGAACAACGATAGAAACTTTTATTTTCATGATTTAGCGACCCTTAAATTAATAGAATAA
- a CDS encoding TonB-dependent receptor, whose product MKKNYALSLFITMISFLTFAQEGNIQGVVIDNDGLQVPFSNILIESLNKGAYSDVDGNFLLLEVPAGNQAITVKYLGYEDAKMDVMVQDGKTSTVTITIKPKALALDDIVINGFNSGQAKALNAQKNKQNITNIVSTDQIGKFPDANIGDAVKRIPGITMQVDQGEARNVIIRGLAPQLNSVTLNGSRIPSAEGDNRNVQMDLIPSDMIQLIEVNKAVTPDMDADALGGSVNLVTRTSPNGYRVSATLGSGVNFITNKKILNGSFLVGGKSENKKFGWMLSTSINDNDFGSDNVEAVWVNEAENMVGDDVEVKPYIEESDIRTYLVERIRRSFSANFDYAFDANNTIYLKTMYNWRDDRENRYRLRYKKIEAELDASDNIIGYTGEIDRQTKGGIDSNRNKNARLEDQRMQNYSLGGNHLLGTLEMDWMTSFSTASEERLNERYISYRVKDVALNEDLSDTEFPLLTPVNASDVDFSEFGLKEITEENQYTDEKDFNAFVNFKLPVNFFNTNDGFIKFGGRSKVKNKERENNFFEYAPLNSAFDDLTALPLIDQTDSDYLAGSKYAAGQFVDNKFLGSLDLNNASLFEVEDVPSEYARANYKVKEYVYAGYFMANQKISNKFSVLAGLRVEGTKTKATGNQIEDEEDILGTITKEKDYAHILPGVHLKYNLNDRTVLRFAWTNTLARPNYADIVPNRDVITDDEEIVLGNPDLSATTSMNFDVMAEHYFKNVGIISGGLFQKGIKDFIYTYQYEDTATGFDVFQPQNGDDASIFGAEVNFQRQLDFLPGFAKNFSIMVNYTYLTSNADGIRNSDGEERSDLDLPGTAPNMFNGSLAYTSNRLSLRLSANYSDSYIDEIGGNAFEDRYYGEQFLVDFNGSYKIGNGFSAYFSLNNITDQPLRYFQGVKARTMQMEYYGRRLTFGLKYDLFKKK is encoded by the coding sequence ATGAAAAAAAATTACGCATTATCATTGTTTATTACAATGATATCTTTTTTAACTTTTGCACAAGAAGGTAATATACAGGGAGTTGTTATAGATAATGATGGTCTCCAAGTTCCTTTTAGTAACATCTTAATTGAGTCTTTAAATAAAGGAGCTTATTCAGATGTCGATGGAAATTTTTTATTACTGGAAGTTCCTGCAGGAAATCAAGCCATAACAGTTAAGTATTTAGGTTATGAAGATGCTAAAATGGATGTTATGGTGCAAGATGGTAAAACATCTACTGTTACAATAACTATTAAGCCTAAAGCATTAGCATTAGACGATATTGTTATTAACGGATTTAATAGCGGACAAGCAAAAGCTTTAAACGCGCAAAAAAACAAACAAAATATTACTAATATTGTGTCTACCGATCAAATCGGGAAATTTCCAGATGCTAATATCGGTGATGCTGTAAAACGTATTCCTGGTATCACGATGCAAGTCGATCAAGGGGAAGCGCGTAATGTTATTATTAGAGGTCTTGCTCCTCAATTAAACTCGGTTACTCTAAACGGAAGTCGTATTCCTTCAGCCGAAGGTGATAATAGAAATGTTCAAATGGATTTAATTCCGTCAGACATGATTCAACTTATAGAAGTTAATAAAGCGGTAACTCCAGATATGGATGCTGATGCTTTAGGAGGATCTGTAAATTTAGTAACAAGAACCTCTCCTAATGGTTATAGAGTATCTGCTACACTGGGTTCGGGCGTTAATTTTATTACTAACAAGAAAATCCTTAACGGGTCTTTTTTAGTTGGTGGAAAATCTGAAAACAAAAAATTTGGATGGATGCTTTCAACTTCAATTAACGATAATGATTTTGGATCGGATAATGTAGAAGCTGTTTGGGTTAATGAAGCTGAAAATATGGTTGGTGATGATGTAGAAGTAAAACCATATATTGAAGAATCTGATATAAGAACCTATTTAGTAGAACGTATTCGTCGTAGCTTCTCTGCTAATTTCGATTATGCTTTTGATGCTAATAATACTATTTATTTAAAAACGATGTATAACTGGAGAGACGATAGAGAAAATCGTTATAGACTGCGATACAAAAAAATAGAGGCAGAATTAGATGCTTCAGATAACATTATAGGTTATACAGGTGAAATTGATAGACAGACTAAAGGTGGTATTGACAGTAACAGGAATAAAAATGCGCGTCTTGAAGATCAGCGTATGCAAAACTACAGCTTAGGTGGAAACCATTTATTGGGTACCTTAGAAATGGATTGGATGACTTCTTTTTCAACAGCATCAGAAGAGCGTTTGAATGAGCGTTACATATCATATAGAGTAAAAGATGTGGCTTTAAATGAAGATTTATCAGATACAGAATTTCCGTTACTTACTCCTGTAAACGCTAGTGATGTAGATTTTAGCGAATTTGGTTTAAAAGAAATAACCGAAGAAAATCAATATACTGACGAAAAAGATTTTAATGCGTTTGTGAATTTTAAATTGCCAGTAAACTTTTTTAATACAAATGATGGGTTTATTAAGTTTGGTGGACGCTCTAAAGTTAAAAACAAGGAACGTGAAAATAACTTTTTTGAATATGCTCCGTTAAACTCTGCTTTCGATGATTTAACAGCTTTACCGCTAATAGATCAAACAGATTCAGATTACTTAGCAGGAAGTAAATATGCTGCAGGACAATTTGTAGACAATAAGTTTTTAGGAAGTTTAGATTTAAATAATGCTTCTTTATTTGAAGTTGAAGATGTTCCTAGTGAATACGCAAGGGCAAATTACAAAGTAAAAGAGTATGTATATGCAGGTTATTTTATGGCTAATCAAAAAATTTCGAATAAGTTTAGTGTATTAGCAGGTTTAAGAGTAGAAGGAACTAAAACCAAAGCAACAGGGAATCAAATTGAGGATGAAGAAGATATTTTAGGTACCATTACTAAAGAAAAAGATTATGCTCATATATTACCAGGAGTGCATTTAAAATATAATTTAAATGATAGAACTGTTTTACGTTTTGCTTGGACGAATACATTAGCAAGACCAAATTATGCCGATATAGTGCCAAATAGAGATGTTATTACAGATGATGAAGAAATAGTTTTAGGAAATCCAGATTTAAGTGCAACAACTTCTATGAACTTTGATGTTATGGCAGAACATTATTTTAAGAACGTAGGTATTATTTCAGGAGGATTGTTTCAAAAAGGAATAAAAGACTTTATTTATACTTATCAATATGAAGATACTGCTACTGGTTTTGATGTGTTTCAACCACAAAATGGTGACGATGCTAGTATTTTTGGTGCCGAGGTTAATTTTCAACGTCAGTTAGATTTCTTACCAGGATTTGCTAAAAACTTTAGTATCATGGTAAACTACACATACTTAACATCTAATGCAGATGGAATAAGAAATAGTGATGGAGAAGAGAGAAGTGATTTAGATTTGCCAGGAACTGCACCAAATATGTTTAACGGGTCGTTAGCATATACTAGTAATAGATTAAGCTTACGTTTATCTGCAAACTATTCAGATTCTTATATTGATGAAATTGGAGGTAATGCTTTTGAAGATAGATACTACGGCGAACAATTTTTGGTAGATTTTAATGGATCTTACAAAATAGGAAATGGTTTTAGTGCATACTTTTCTTTGAATAATATTACAGATCAACCCTTGCGATATTTTCAAGGCGTTAAAGCAAGAACCATGCAAATGGAGTACTACGGAAGACGTCTTACCTTTGGTTTAAAATATGATTTATTCAAGAAAAAATAA
- the rpmA gene encoding 50S ribosomal protein L27: MAHKKGVGSSKNGRESESKRLGVKIFGGQAALAGNIIVRQRGNTHHPGENVYSSKDHTLHAYVDGVVKFTKKKDNKSYVSIEPFDA; the protein is encoded by the coding sequence ATGGCACATAAAAAAGGAGTCGGAAGTTCGAAAAATGGTAGAGAATCAGAATCAAAACGTTTAGGTGTTAAGATTTTTGGTGGACAAGCTGCATTAGCTGGAAATATCATTGTAAGACAAAGAGGAAATACACATCACCCAGGTGAGAATGTATATTCTTCAAAAGATCACACATTACACGCTTATGTTGATGGTGTTGTAAAGTTTACAAAGAAAAAAGATAACAAATCTTATGTTTCTATTGAGCCTTTTGATGCTTAA
- the rplU gene encoding 50S ribosomal protein L21, whose product MYAIVEIAGQQFKVVKDQRVFVNRLQTEEGKKVSFDNVLLLDDGNNVTVGAPAIDGAQVGAKVLKHLKGDKVIVFKKKRRKGYRVKNGHRQSLTEIVIESIAASGAKKAAPAKAEPKVEAAAPKAEANQDLSKLTVAELKDLAKAKGVEGISSMKKADLIAALS is encoded by the coding sequence ATGTACGCAATTGTAGAGATAGCAGGGCAACAATTTAAAGTTGTTAAAGACCAAAGAGTTTTTGTTAACCGTTTACAAACAGAAGAAGGTAAGAAAGTTTCTTTCGATAATGTTCTTCTTTTAGATGATGGTAACAATGTAACTGTAGGCGCCCCGGCTATAGACGGAGCTCAAGTAGGAGCAAAAGTCTTAAAGCACCTTAAAGGTGATAAAGTTATAGTTTTCAAAAAGAAAAGACGTAAAGGATACCGTGTTAAAAATGGTCACCGTCAGTCTTTAACTGAAATTGTAATTGAAAGTATTGCTGCTTCAGGAGCTAAAAAAGCTGCTCCAGCAAAAGCAGAACCTAAAGTTGAAGCTGCTGCACCAAAAGCAGAAGCAAATCAAGATTTAAGCAAATTAACAGTTGCTGAATTAAAAGACTTAGCAAAAGCTAAAGGTGTTGAAGGTATTTCTTCTATGAAGAAAGCCGATTTAATAGCTGCTTTAAGTTAA
- a CDS encoding DUF4199 domain-containing protein: protein MKKISLTLRFGLVTSAVLIAYFLILALFNLNTNPVFSFFNAVITAFGIYEVVRLRKLNEPNSFSYGEGFKIGITTGAIATIIFTVFFLFYSTEINHDFLPLLLDSMNGSFDINEGLIAFIVAIMGFATTIVSTLVVMQLFKNSGNVNQNK, encoded by the coding sequence ATGAAAAAAATATCACTTACTCTTAGGTTTGGACTTGTTACTAGTGCTGTTTTAATTGCGTATTTTTTAATTTTAGCACTTTTTAATTTAAATACAAATCCTGTTTTTAGTTTTTTTAATGCTGTTATTACTGCTTTTGGAATTTATGAAGTTGTTCGTTTAAGAAAACTAAATGAACCAAATTCTTTTTCTTATGGAGAAGGTTTTAAAATTGGTATAACTACTGGTGCTATCGCTACTATTATATTTACAGTTTTTTTCTTATTTTATTCTACTGAAATTAATCATGATTTTTTACCTCTATTATTAGATTCTATGAATGGTAGTTTTGATATAAATGAAGGTTTAATTGCTTTTATTGTTGCTATTATGGGATTTGCAACTACTATAGTTTCCACACTGGTTGTTATGCAACTTTTTAAAAACAGCGGAAATGTTAATCAAAACAAATAA
- a CDS encoding heavy metal-associated domain-containing protein has product MKTIKSILSLFVIATIFFSCKNTNKAEIKTIEVATETVKELDPNATYAKAEFTINGMTCAIGCAATIEKKIAKMDGVKTAKVDFDKKLAMVEYNEAKVTPNLLEETVTKVADIYKVADMKTVDAFSNTK; this is encoded by the coding sequence ATGAAAACTATAAAAAGTATATTAAGTCTATTTGTAATTGCAACTATTTTTTTTAGCTGTAAGAACACTAATAAAGCAGAAATTAAAACCATTGAAGTTGCAACTGAAACAGTAAAAGAGTTAGACCCCAATGCAACTTATGCTAAAGCAGAATTCACTATTAATGGAATGACTTGCGCTATTGGTTGTGCGGCTACAATTGAAAAGAAAATAGCCAAAATGGATGGTGTGAAAACTGCTAAAGTAGATTTTGATAAAAAGTTAGCTATGGTTGAATATAACGAGGCTAAAGTAACACCTAACTTGCTGGAAGAAACCGTTACTAAGGTAGCCGATATTTATAAAGTTGCTGACATGAAAACGGTTGATGCTTTTTCGAATACTAAATAA
- the gldD gene encoding gliding motility lipoprotein GldD has translation MISFFSCGEDYVPKPKAFLRLDYPEAKYVQTKLELPFAFETNLLATKVSSKQVKSTTRSYGLNIEYPSLNATLFLTYKPIGGSDGKLINYIKDAQNFTQKHMIKADEIPVFPYENKERKVYGQFSEVIGDVASPAQFYVTDSVNHFLTGSLYFNVKTKYDSILPAAYYLEKDIRHIMETIKWK, from the coding sequence ATGATATCCTTTTTTTCTTGTGGAGAAGATTATGTGCCAAAGCCTAAAGCTTTTTTACGGTTAGATTATCCAGAAGCAAAATATGTTCAGACAAAATTAGAACTGCCTTTTGCTTTTGAAACCAACTTGTTGGCTACAAAAGTGAGCTCTAAGCAGGTAAAATCAACAACTCGGAGTTATGGTTTAAATATTGAATACCCATCGTTAAATGCAACTTTGTTTTTAACCTATAAACCTATAGGTGGTAGTGATGGAAAATTAATAAATTATATTAAGGATGCTCAAAATTTTACTCAAAAACATATGATTAAGGCCGATGAAATTCCTGTGTTTCCTTATGAGAATAAAGAACGTAAAGTTTATGGGCAGTTTTCAGAAGTCATAGGAGATGTAGCATCGCCAGCACAATTTTATGTAACTGATAGTGTGAATCATTTTTTAACAGGCTCTTTGTATTTTAATGTAAAAACTAAATACGATTCTATTTTGCCTGCAGCCTATTATTTAGAAAAAGATATTAGGCATATTATGGAAACTATAAAATGGAAATAA
- a CDS encoding gliding motility-associated protein GldE — translation MDPDPASFKVFFIAIDFSMAFGYVLLFFLLTCSALISGAEVALFSLSKTDIEAGLEAKSKRIQIISKLLVRPKKLLATILVANNFINIAIVILFAYLGRFLFESIENPILQFTIEVIIVTFLILLFGEILPKIYASRNNLKFASFMAYPLRVLDVLLSPVSLPMRSVTLAIHRKLGKQKSNLSVDQLSQALELTSEEDTTKEEHKILQGIVSFGNTDTKQVMRPRIDIFALNIEQKYVDIMPEIIANGYSRIPVYKDNIDTIKGILYVKDLLPFIDRKQFDWTSLIREPFFVPENKKLDDLMAEFQEKKVHLAMVVDEYGGTSGLISLEDIIEEIVGDISDEFDDEDLMYSKLDNNNYVFEGKTALKDFYKIIKEENASVFEENKGEAETVAGFVLEISGSFPKLNSKINFENYVFTIEALDKKRIKLVKFTIR, via the coding sequence TTGGATCCTGACCCCGCGAGTTTTAAAGTTTTTTTTATAGCAATTGATTTTTCAATGGCATTTGGATATGTATTGTTGTTTTTCCTTTTAACATGTTCAGCTCTTATTTCTGGTGCTGAAGTGGCTCTTTTTTCGCTTTCTAAAACAGATATAGAAGCTGGATTAGAAGCAAAGTCTAAACGTATTCAAATTATTTCAAAATTATTAGTGCGTCCCAAAAAGTTATTAGCCACCATTTTAGTTGCTAATAATTTTATAAATATTGCCATTGTAATTTTGTTTGCATATTTGGGTCGTTTTTTATTTGAGTCTATAGAAAATCCAATTCTTCAATTTACTATAGAAGTTATTATTGTTACTTTTTTGATTTTACTTTTTGGCGAGATTTTACCCAAAATTTATGCAAGTAGAAATAATTTAAAGTTTGCTAGTTTTATGGCATACCCATTAAGGGTTTTAGATGTTCTATTATCGCCAGTTAGTTTGCCTATGCGAAGTGTAACGCTAGCTATACATAGAAAATTAGGGAAGCAAAAGTCTAATTTAAGTGTCGATCAATTGTCTCAGGCTCTAGAATTAACAAGTGAAGAAGATACCACAAAAGAAGAACACAAGATTTTGCAAGGTATTGTGTCTTTTGGAAATACGGATACGAAACAAGTTATGCGTCCTAGAATTGATATTTTTGCTCTTAATATTGAACAGAAATATGTTGATATTATGCCAGAAATAATTGCTAATGGCTATTCTAGAATCCCTGTTTATAAAGACAATATAGATACTATTAAAGGGATTCTTTATGTGAAAGATTTGTTGCCTTTTATTGATAGAAAACAATTTGATTGGACAAGTTTAATACGAGAGCCTTTCTTTGTGCCAGAGAATAAAAAGTTAGATGATTTAATGGCGGAGTTTCAAGAAAAGAAAGTGCATTTAGCTATGGTAGTTGATGAGTATGGCGGTACTTCCGGCTTAATTTCTTTAGAAGATATTATTGAAGAAATTGTGGGCGATATTAGTGATGAGTTTGATGATGAAGATTTAATGTATTCTAAATTAGATAACAATAATTATGTGTTTGAAGGGAAAACAGCTTTAAAAGATTTTTATAAAATTATAAAAGAAGAAAATGCTTCTGTTTTTGAAGAAAACAAAGGAGAGGCTGAAACTGTAGCAGGTTTTGTCCTTGAAATTTCTGGTAGTTTTCCTAAATTAAATAGTAAAATAAATTTTGAAAATTACGTTTTTACTATTGAAGCTTTAGATAAAAAACGTATCAAACTAGTAAAATTCACAATAAGATAA
- the ssb gene encoding single-stranded DNA-binding protein: MSGTLNKVMLIGHLGDEVKMHYFEGGGCVGRFPLATNETYVSKQTNERVTNTEWHNIVVRNKGAEICEKYLSKGDKVYIEGRLKTRKWQDDKGADRYSTEIQCTDFTFLSTKKESENSASNAPVAQKPAASQQATSEPAVEDNDDLPF; encoded by the coding sequence ATGTCTGGAACATTAAATAAAGTGATGCTAATTGGGCATTTGGGAGATGAAGTGAAAATGCATTATTTTGAAGGTGGAGGTTGCGTTGGTCGTTTTCCTTTGGCAACAAATGAAACATACGTAAGCAAGCAAACTAATGAACGTGTTACAAATACTGAGTGGCATAATATTGTTGTTAGAAATAAAGGTGCCGAAATTTGTGAAAAATATTTAAGCAAAGGCGATAAGGTTTATATTGAAGGACGCTTAAAAACTAGAAAGTGGCAAGACGATAAAGGAGCCGATAGATATTCTACCGAAATTCAATGTACAGATTTTACATTTTTATCTACTAAGAAAGAAAGTGAAAATAGTGCATCAAATGCACCAGTTGCTCAAAAACCTGCTGCTAGCCAACAAGCAACTAGCGAACCAGCAGTAGAAGATAATGATGATCTGCCATTTTAA
- the mutY gene encoding A/G-specific adenine glycosylase, translated as MIFSKTLTHWYSINKRNLPWRQTNNPYYIWLSEIILQQTQVKQGLPYYEAFIAKYPTVFDLANANESDVLKLWQGLGYYSRARNLHATSKHVANELKGEFPNNYKNLLKLKGIGDYTASAIASICFNEVAAVVDGNVYRVLSRYFGIDTPINSSKGSKEFKQLAQELIDVNNPADFNQAIMEFGAIQCKPKNPDCNICPFQDSCIAFNKNTISDLPVKIKSAKAKKKHFNFLVFISVDQKTILQKRQGKGIWQNLYQFPLIETENEMDVKTLKPLISEHDLLKDISFELVQYNKDTIIHKLSHQHLYTKFWIVNVGILKEAGILIDEIHDYPVPILIGNFIERFNF; from the coding sequence ATGATATTTTCAAAAACACTAACACATTGGTATTCAATTAACAAGAGGAATTTGCCGTGGAGGCAAACCAATAACCCGTATTATATTTGGTTATCAGAAATTATTTTACAGCAAACACAAGTGAAACAAGGCTTACCATATTATGAAGCTTTTATTGCTAAATACCCTACTGTTTTTGACCTTGCCAATGCGAATGAAAGTGATGTTTTAAAACTTTGGCAAGGGCTTGGATATTACTCGCGAGCTAGAAATCTACATGCTACTTCTAAGCATGTAGCTAACGAGTTAAAAGGAGAGTTTCCAAACAATTATAAAAACTTATTAAAGTTAAAAGGTATAGGCGATTATACTGCAAGTGCTATTGCTTCTATTTGTTTTAACGAAGTAGCAGCTGTCGTAGATGGTAATGTTTATAGAGTATTATCTCGTTATTTTGGAATTGATACACCTATTAATTCATCAAAAGGTTCTAAAGAATTTAAACAATTGGCTCAAGAGTTAATAGATGTAAATAATCCAGCAGACTTTAATCAAGCTATTATGGAATTTGGGGCTATCCAGTGTAAGCCTAAAAATCCTGATTGTAATATTTGTCCGTTTCAAGATAGTTGTATCGCCTTTAATAAAAATACGATTAGTGATTTACCAGTTAAAATTAAATCTGCGAAAGCGAAAAAGAAACATTTCAATTTTTTGGTTTTTATTTCTGTAGACCAAAAAACCATTTTGCAAAAAAGGCAAGGAAAAGGGATTTGGCAAAATTTATATCAGTTTCCGTTAATTGAAACTGAAAATGAAATGGATGTTAAAACATTAAAGCCTTTAATTTCTGAACATGATTTACTAAAAGATATTTCTTTTGAATTAGTACAATATAATAAGGACACTATTATTCATAAATTATCACACCAACACTTGTACACTAAATTTTGGATTGTTAATGTAGGTATACTTAAAGAAGCGGGTATTTTAATTGATGAAATTCATGATTATCCAGTGCCAATACTGATTGGAAATTTTATCGAAAGATTTAATTTTTAA
- a CDS encoding HU family DNA-binding protein, whose product MTKADLVAKISDKLGIEKGDVQATVETFMEEVKTSLESGDNVYLRGFGSFIIKTRAEKTGRNISKNTTIKIPAHNIPAFKPAKVFVEGVKTNVDVK is encoded by the coding sequence ATGACGAAGGCGGATTTAGTAGCGAAGATTTCTGATAAATTAGGAATTGAAAAAGGAGATGTTCAAGCAACTGTTGAAACATTTATGGAAGAAGTAAAAACTTCTTTAGAAAGTGGTGATAATGTTTACTTAAGAGGTTTTGGAAGCTTTATTATTAAAACTAGAGCTGAAAAAACTGGTAGAAACATTTCTAAAAATACTACAATAAAAATACCAGCTCATAATATTCCTGCATTTAAGCCTGCAAAAGTTTTTGTTGAAGGTGTTAAAACAAATGTAGACGTTAAATAA
- a CDS encoding ribonuclease E/G: MDKELIIRSSSEEVDFALLKDGKLIELQKDEGVNNFSVGDVFIAKIRKAVPGLNAAFVNVGYEKDAFLHYHDLGPKLPSLLKFTKSVSAGKLKDFSLKNFPFEKDIDKDGKISDVLKSNQSLLVQIVKEPISTKGPRISSELSIAGRYIVLVPFSSRISISQKIEDKEEKDRLKRLVKSITPQGFGIIVRTVAQGKKVAELDKDLQNLLSRWTAMCKKLHKAHHPSKVLGEMNKASSILRDIFNDTFTGITVDDEELYIQIKDYVQEIAPNKESIVKLYQSNIPVFEKFGIERQIKTSFGKTVSMAKGAYLVIEHTEALHVIDVNSGNRSNKANSQEDTALEVNLIAATEMARQLRLRDMGGIIVVDFIDMTNAENRQKLFNHLRDEMKDDRAKHKILPPSKFGLIQITRQRVRPEMNIKTREENPDVIINGTEVEAPIGIVQKITHDLEQLLKKDYKKLTLNTHPFIAAFLTKGFPSIRSKWFLEHKKWVKILPRDAYTYLEYHFFDKDGNRIK, translated from the coding sequence ATGGATAAAGAATTGATCATTAGATCTAGTTCCGAAGAAGTTGATTTTGCCTTATTAAAAGATGGAAAACTTATTGAATTACAGAAAGATGAAGGGGTTAATAACTTTTCGGTTGGTGATGTGTTTATAGCCAAAATAAGAAAAGCTGTTCCTGGTTTAAATGCTGCATTTGTAAATGTAGGTTATGAGAAAGATGCTTTTTTGCATTATCATGATTTAGGACCAAAACTTCCTTCACTTTTAAAATTCACAAAAAGTGTAAGCGCAGGTAAACTAAAAGATTTTTCTTTAAAAAATTTCCCATTTGAAAAAGATATTGATAAAGACGGAAAAATTTCTGATGTCTTAAAATCAAATCAATCGCTATTAGTACAAATAGTAAAAGAACCAATTTCTACAAAGGGCCCTAGAATAAGCTCAGAGCTTTCTATTGCTGGTAGATATATTGTTTTAGTTCCTTTTTCTAGTCGTATTTCTATTTCTCAAAAAATAGAAGACAAAGAAGAGAAAGACCGATTAAAACGATTGGTAAAAAGTATCACACCGCAAGGTTTTGGTATTATAGTTCGTACTGTAGCACAAGGCAAAAAAGTAGCAGAGCTAGATAAAGATTTACAAAATTTGCTTAGTCGTTGGACGGCAATGTGTAAAAAGCTACACAAAGCACATCATCCGAGTAAAGTATTAGGAGAAATGAATAAAGCCTCGTCTATTTTGCGAGATATATTTAACGACACCTTTACAGGAATTACTGTTGATGATGAAGAGCTTTACATCCAAATTAAAGATTACGTGCAAGAAATTGCACCAAACAAAGAATCAATAGTAAAATTGTATCAGTCTAATATCCCTGTTTTTGAAAAATTTGGGATTGAAAGACAAATAAAAACCTCCTTTGGTAAAACCGTTTCTATGGCAAAAGGTGCGTATCTAGTAATAGAACACACTGAAGCACTACATGTTATAGATGTAAACAGCGGTAATAGATCTAACAAAGCCAACAGTCAAGAGGATACAGCATTAGAAGTTAATTTAATAGCTGCTACCGAAATGGCTCGTCAATTACGTTTACGTGATATGGGCGGCATTATTGTAGTAGACTTTATAGATATGACCAATGCTGAAAACAGGCAAAAGCTTTTTAATCACCTTCGTGATGAAATGAAAGATGATAGAGCTAAACACAAAATATTGCCTCCAAGTAAATTTGGATTGATACAAATAACTAGACAACGCGTTCGCCCAGAAATGAACATTAAAACACGTGAGGAAAATCCGGATGTGATTATTAATGGCACTGAGGTTGAAGCACCAATAGGAATTGTGCAAAAAATAACACACGACCTTGAACAACTATTAAAAAAAGACTATAAAAAGCTGACTTTAAACACACATCCTTTTATAGCAGCCTTCTTAACAAAAGGCTTTCCATCTATACGTTCTAAATGGTTTTTAGAACACAAAAAATGGGTTAAAATATTACCAAGAGACGCTTACACGTACTTAGAATATCATTTTTTTGATAAAGATGGTAATCGAATTAAATAA